The genome window CCTTTGGAAGTCTGGCTGAATATGAACTTTCTTACCTTCCTGTATTGAGGCATGAGACCGGCAGGAATCTTACCTGGCATTTCATCTTCGAAGCACCGGCTAGATCGGGGCAGTGGGGAGGAATCTCCTATATCATCATTAATACTTTCTTTTTAATCCTCTTCACAATCATCTTTTCTACTCCCGTGGGAGTCATGGCCGCCATCTATATGATCGAGTATGCTAAACAGGGACGTCTCATCGGTATTCTCAGAATGGGGAGTGAAACCCTAGCGGGTATCCCCTCCATTGTGTTCGGTTTGTTCGGTTTTATCTTCTTTGTGAAGATTCTGGGCATGGGAATCGGATTTATCTCCAGTACGCTGACCATTACACTCATGGTCCTTCCCACCATTATCAGAACCACTGAAGAAGCTCTGAAATCTGTGCCTCACTCCCTGCGGGAAGGTTCTCTGGCTCTGGGGGCCACAAAACTGCAAACCATTGTAAAAGTTGTACTTCCTACTGCATCCCCTGGAATCCTGACAGGTATTATCCTGGCCATAGGAAGAACCGTGGGAGAAACTGCTGTATTGATCTATACCCTGGGTTCCAATTATGACCTGGTGTCGGGACCATCCTCTTCTGCCAGGGTTCTTTCCTTACACCTTTATATGCTGTTTTCAGAAGCCCTCTCATTTGACCGGACTTTTGCCACGGCTGCAGTTTTGGTCATCATCATCCTCATTACCAATCTTTCCACTACGCGCATACTCAAGCGAGTGAATAAAATTCTGGCATATAGGCCAAGGAGTCTAAATATTATGAATGTAAACAATAAAATTGAAGTGGAAAATCTGAATCTCTTTTATGGAGATTTTCAGGCCCTTCATGATGTGAATATCGAAATAAAAGAACGGGAAGTTACCGCTCTTATAGGACCCTCCGGATGTGGAAAATCCACATTTATCAGGACCTTGAACCGGATGAATGACCTTATTGATATTGTCAGAATAGAGGGAAATATCAGCTATGATAACAAGAACATCAATACAGGGTGGGATGTTATTGAGCTGAGGAAAAAAGTCGGAATGGTTTTCCAAAAACCAAATCCATTTCCCATGTCTATTTATGATAATGTCGCCTATGGACCTAAGACTCACGGCATAAAAAACCGTTCAAAATTAGATCATATTGTAGAAAAGAGCCTGGAGCAGGCATCCTTACTGGATGAGGTGAAGGATCGACTTCATAAACCGGCCCTGGGGCTTTCGGGAGGACAGCAGCAGAGGCTCTGCATCGCCCGTGTATTGGCAGTTGAACCGGATGTGGTTCTTATGGATGAACCAACTTCGGCTCTGGATCCGATTTCCACCTCCCGTATTGAAGATTTGATTGATGAAATGAAAAAGAATTATACTATTGTGATAGTGACACATAACATGCAGCAGGCGGGAAGAATCTCTGATAAAACAGCCTTCTTTCTACATGGTAAGATTGAAGAATTCGGGCCTACCGATGAAATTTTCTTCAACCCCAAAAGCAGCAAAACAGAAGAGTATATCTCTGGAAAGTTCGGCTGATCCTCAAGTCATACCGAAAAAGATCAATTGCAAGGAGAAACAAATTATGATCAGACAACATTATGAAGATGATTTAGCAGAATTGAACAGAGAAATCATGAAAATGGGATTGAGAGTGGAAGAATCTGTCAATAAGGCAGTGGACGCCCTTAAAAATAAAAATGCTGACTTGGCTCAGCAGGTCATTGATGAAGATGATATTATCGATGATATGGAAAAAGATCTCTGTGATAAATGTGCTCTCATTATTGCCCGAGAACAGCCTGTTGCAAGCGATCTAAGACATTTGATCAGCGGAATTAAAATCATTACCGATATAGAACGTATTGCAGATCATGCAGTGCATGTGGCCAAGGGAACCATCAATATGGGCGGCGAAGAGCTGTTAAAGCCGCTGGTTGATATCCCCCGTATGGCCGAATTAGGATGTCAAATGCTCTCCAGAGCCGTTGCGGCATATGTTGAGAAGGATTCTAAGGAAGCCATGATCATTGCTGCGGAAGATAAGCTTCTAGATGACCTGCATAAACAGGTTGTGCGAGAATTGCTGACATACATGATTTCCAAACCTCAGAATATTGAGGGAGGGTTGTCTTTGATGTATATAAGCCGTTTTCTGGAAAGAATCGGCGACCATGTTCGTAATATATGCGAATGGGTTGTTTTTGCCGAAACCGGAGAACATGAAAACCTTTAAGGATTTAAAATGGCAAAGTTATTGATAATTGAAGATGAAGCAGATATCAGAGAACTCATCTCATTCAATTTAGAAATGAATGGGTACGAAATAGAGAAAGCCAGGGATGGTGAAGAGGGTCTTGATAAAGCTAAAAAAGGCGATTTTGATCTGATCATTCTGGATTTGATGCTCCCGGGAATGGATGGGATCAAAGTCTGCTCTCAGCTACGGAAGGATGCAGATAAAAAAGACGTTCCCATTATCATGCTTACGGCCAAATCAGAAGATGAGGACATCATCAAAGGACTTGAGAGCGGTGCGGATGATTACATCACAAAGCCCTTTAGTCCGCGGATTCTAGTGGCAAGGGTGAATGCAGCCCTCAGGCGCTCAAAAAACGGCAGCTCTGAGGGAGAGTCCACTAGAATCAGTATTCATGACCTGGTCATCGATTCGGCCCGTCATGAAATTCTGTTAAAGGGATCTCCCATAGTTTTATCAGCAACTGAATTCGGAATTCTCAGGTTCCTGGCTAAAAATCCGGGATGGGTCTTTTCAAGGAATCAGATCATCGACTCCGTTAAGGGGGAAGATTATCCTGTTACCGCTCGATCCGTGGATGTTCAGATTCTGGGTATCAGAAAGAAACTGGGAGAGTGCGGCCATATTATCGAGACAGTTCGGGGAATCGGATACCGAATGAAAGGGGAGTAATCTCTTTGAGGAAATAGTCTTTAACTATCTAATCATTCCATGATCTTCATGGAATGATATGACGTTCTTTTTAATCTAGAGGGCTTTCAATGGGCTACTCTGTGTCTCTTCAGAATTATTGCTTCCCCTGATTGTAGCCGGAGGGTATAATTGGATTTAGCATCAGGAGGCACAAAATGACATATCAGGAATTCTTACATCATAAAGCCAAATACTCTAGCGACCTGGCCGCAGTTGCCATGGGCCACAAGGCAGCTGATCTTATTATCAAAAAGGGGAGGCTCGTTAATGTTCATACGGGCTTTATTGAAGAAAGCTGCGATGTTATCGTCTCTCATGGAATCATTGCTTCTGTGGGAAATGCAGATGATTATCCAATAGGGGAAAATACTAAAGTCGTTCATGCCCAAGGAAAATACATCCTACCGGGATTGATAGACAGCCACATGCATGTGGAAAGTTCCATGGTGGATCTTCCCTCTTTTGCCGCAGGGATTCTGCCTCATGGTACCACCACGATTTGTCCCGATATACATGAAATGACCAACGTTTTCGGTCTGAGGGCGGTGGAACTCTTTCATCAATCTGCATCCGATCTTCCAATCAATGTTCTGACAGCCATGCCTGTTTGCGTTCCCTCTATACCCGGTATGGAAGATGCCGGGGCCGTCATAGATGATACCGATGTCAAGAAAGCCTATGAGAAAAACTGGGTGGAACTTCAGGGAGAGCAGATGAACTTTCCAGGAGTCATTTTTGGAGATTCCGGGGTTCATGCTATTGGTGCTGAGGGGCTCAAAGCCGGGAAAGTTATGACAGGTCATTACTCTTCTCCCGATCTTGCAGGTGGATTGAATGCTTTCATCGCATCCGGTATGACAGCCTGCCATGAGAGTACATCCGCAGGGGAGGCTTTAGCCAAAATCAGCCGTGGTATGTATGTTCAGCAAAGGTATGGGTCTGCCTGGCTTGATCTTCCAAACCTGGTGCCGGCTCTGCTGGATAACCCTGATATAGATAGCCGTATGTTTACCATGGTCACCGATGATGTTACACCACTCACCATTGCAGAAGATGGTCATCTAATCAGAGTCCTCAGAGAAGCCGTTCGTTTGGGGGTTCCTCCCGTTCAGGCTGTTCAGATGGTCACTCTCAATGCGGCTCAGCTTTTGGAAAAAGAACGCTGGATTGGCTCAGTTGCCCCGGGTAGGGCTGCCGACTTTCTTCTCGTGGATAACTTGAGTGATTTTAGAGTCGATTCTGTGTATGCCGGAGGAATCTGTGTGGCTAGGGAAGGGCAGATGATGATTGAAATTCCTCCTTTTGACTATCCGGATTGGGCCCTTGATTCTGTTCATATCCAAACTCAAAAGGCCGAGGATTTTCAGATTCCAGTTCCTTCAGGCTTAAAATCATCAGAGAATGGACAGACTGTGCGAAGTATACGCCTTATCCCCGGTATGGTTTTCACAAAAGAAGAAATGATTGAGATTGTTCCGCAGGAAGGATTTCTGGAGGCAGATGCAAGTCGTGATCTGGCGAAAATCTGTATGATTTACAGGCATGAGAAAAGTGTCCCTGAGAAGGACAGGCGTGCCATGGGATTTCTACAGGGACTTTCTTTAAAAGAGAATACGGCCTATGCCTCTACAGTCTCTCACGACTGCCATAATCTGCTCGTCATAGGGAATGATAATGAGGCCATGGCTTTGGCTGCCAATGAGTTGAAAGCCTGCGGTGGCGGACTTGTGGTTGTTCATGAAGGGGAGGTTCAGGCTAGGATGTCACTGCCATTTGCAGGGTTGATGAGTCTGAAATCCGTGGTTGAGGCGGCAAAAGAGCTTCAAGCG of Oceanispirochaeta crateris contains these proteins:
- a CDS encoding adenine deaminase; amino-acid sequence: MTYQEFLHHKAKYSSDLAAVAMGHKAADLIIKKGRLVNVHTGFIEESCDVIVSHGIIASVGNADDYPIGENTKVVHAQGKYILPGLIDSHMHVESSMVDLPSFAAGILPHGTTTICPDIHEMTNVFGLRAVELFHQSASDLPINVLTAMPVCVPSIPGMEDAGAVIDDTDVKKAYEKNWVELQGEQMNFPGVIFGDSGVHAIGAEGLKAGKVMTGHYSSPDLAGGLNAFIASGMTACHESTSAGEALAKISRGMYVQQRYGSAWLDLPNLVPALLDNPDIDSRMFTMVTDDVTPLTIAEDGHLIRVLREAVRLGVPPVQAVQMVTLNAAQLLEKERWIGSVAPGRAADFLLVDNLSDFRVDSVYAGGICVAREGQMMIEIPPFDYPDWALDSVHIQTQKAEDFQIPVPSGLKSSENGQTVRSIRLIPGMVFTKEEMIEIVPQEGFLEADASRDLAKICMIYRHEKSVPEKDRRAMGFLQGLSLKENTAYASTVSHDCHNLLVIGNDNEAMALAANELKACGGGLVVVHEGEVQARMSLPFAGLMSLKSVVEAAKELQAVEKALIDAGCPHDSAEMTISLLGLIVLPELHLSNKGLVKMKDGAPPCFVSLFPSKDEKTN
- a CDS encoding response regulator, which encodes MAKLLIIEDEADIRELISFNLEMNGYEIEKARDGEEGLDKAKKGDFDLIILDLMLPGMDGIKVCSQLRKDADKKDVPIIMLTAKSEDEDIIKGLESGADDYITKPFSPRILVARVNAALRRSKNGSSEGESTRISIHDLVIDSARHEILLKGSPIVLSATEFGILRFLAKNPGWVFSRNQIIDSVKGEDYPVTARSVDVQILGIRKKLGECGHIIETVRGIGYRMKGE
- the phoU gene encoding phosphate signaling complex protein PhoU — its product is MIRQHYEDDLAELNREIMKMGLRVEESVNKAVDALKNKNADLAQQVIDEDDIIDDMEKDLCDKCALIIAREQPVASDLRHLISGIKIITDIERIADHAVHVAKGTINMGGEELLKPLVDIPRMAELGCQMLSRAVAAYVEKDSKEAMIIAAEDKLLDDLHKQVVRELLTYMISKPQNIEGGLSLMYISRFLERIGDHVRNICEWVVFAETGEHENL
- the pstB gene encoding phosphate ABC transporter ATP-binding protein PstB yields the protein MNVNNKIEVENLNLFYGDFQALHDVNIEIKEREVTALIGPSGCGKSTFIRTLNRMNDLIDIVRIEGNISYDNKNINTGWDVIELRKKVGMVFQKPNPFPMSIYDNVAYGPKTHGIKNRSKLDHIVEKSLEQASLLDEVKDRLHKPALGLSGGQQQRLCIARVLAVEPDVVLMDEPTSALDPISTSRIEDLIDEMKKNYTIVIVTHNMQQAGRISDKTAFFLHGKIEEFGPTDEIFFNPKSSKTEEYISGKFG